Proteins encoded within one genomic window of Felis catus isolate Fca126 chromosome C1, F.catus_Fca126_mat1.0, whole genome shotgun sequence:
- the LOC123379373 gene encoding late cornified envelope protein 2C-like → MSVPSVYLPSSCDVLREQPAAVPAPSQVPPAKISAQCSPLAPPTPPQLCSSPGGGCDPSSGAAAAWTTVGAMDAGETAPTPVTVVVGCSLGSHAGSGCGHGSGGGC, encoded by the exons ATGAGTGTCCCCTCAG TCTACTTGCCCTCCAGCTGCGATGTCCTGCGGGAACAGCCAGCAGCAGTGCCGGCCCCCTCCCAAGTACCCCCCGCCAAGATCTCAGCACAGTGCTCACCCctagcaccccccaccccgccccagctgTGCTCCAGTCCCGGGGGCGGCTGTGACCCCAGCTCCGGGGCGGCTGCTGCCTGGACCACCGTAGGTGCCATGGATGCCGGCGAGACAGCTCCGACTCCTGTGACGGTGGTGGTGGGCTGCAGTCTGGGCAGCCATGCTGGCTCCGGGTGTGGCCATGGCTCTGGGGGCGGCTGCTGA